A window of Plasmodium malariae genome assembly, chromosome: 5 contains these coding sequences:
- the FCF1 gene encoding rRNA-processing protein FCF1, putative has product MGKFKKTKKILKLKRVINPNDSRIKQNKEKQVKNNNNNNSNSYKDGKKIKQVAPIDSNLFFNYNENLSPPYNIILDTNFINSSIQYKIDIIKGCSELLLAKCNIYVTDCVVAEMEKLGQRFSLALKLLKDPRYNRLTCTHKGTYADDCIVNRVTESRCYIIATNDKDLKIRLRKIPGVPILYAKNFKYRIERLPDNIMI; this is encoded by the exons aTG GGGAAGTTTAAGAAAACCAAAAAGATACTAAAATTGAAAAGAGTAATAAACCCCAATGATAgtagaataaaacaaaacaaggaaaaacaagtaaaaaataataataataataatagtaacagttATAAAgatgggaaaaaaataaagcaagtTGCCCCAATTGACagcaatttattttttaattataatgagAATCTAAGTCCACCATATAACATAATACTTGATAcgaattttattaattcaagtatacaatataaaattgaTATTATTAAAGGATGTTCAGAATTGTTATTAGCcaaatgtaatatttacGTAACTGACTGTGTTGTAGCAGAAATGGAAAAGCTAGGTCAACGTTTTTCACTTGCATTAAAATTGCTCAAGGACCCCAGATATAATAGATTaacatgtacacataaaGGCACATATGCAGATGATTGTATTGTTAACCGAGTTACTGAAAGTCGTTGTTATATTATTGCAACGAATGACaaagatttaaaaataagattaCGAAAAATACCTGGAGTGCCAATTTTATATGCCAAAAATTTCAAGTACAGAATTGAAAGACTTCCTGACaatattatgatataa
- the PmUG01_05033300 gene encoding zinc finger protein, putative — MDSEKKPATVGEKVQPPPVLCENNCGFYGNPANNNLCSKCFRESEEKKKKELANMEKISEYIDPNYTEGKGKGKGKSSKGKKEKTGDDETQEKMQIQRDMVSHDNNTGINNNKTSVKDDNVNSSIKNENDNNTIAKSNSNDSCNTNTNTKSSTNPSSNSSISALGEKNTENKPSTSGSNTAGTTENKTKCFLCNKRIGLLGIKCRCEHYFCALHRYADTHNCTFDYKKYYKDQLMKNNVKVVADKVKKI; from the exons ATGGATTCGGAAAAAAAGCCAGCAACGGTAGGGGAGAAGGTACAG cCGCCCCCAGTGCTGTGCGAGAACAATTGCGGGTTCTATGGAAATCCAGCGAACAACAATTTATGCTCAAAGTGTTTTAGGGAatcagaagaaaaaaaaaaaaaagagttggctaatatggaaaaaataagtgAATATATTGATCCAAATTATACAGagggaaaaggaaaaggtaAGGGGAAATCAAGTAAGggaaagaaggaaaaaacgGGAGATGATGAAACACAAGAGAAAATGCAAATACAAAGAGATATGGTGAGTCATGATAATAATACaggtattaataataataaaacaagcGTTAAAGATGATAATGTTAATTcaagtattaaaaatgagaatGACAATAATACTATTGCGAAAagtaatagtaatgataGTTGTAATACTAACACTAATACCAAAAGTAGTACTAACCCCAGTAGTAATAGCAGTATCAGTGCGCTTGGTGAAAAAAATACTGAGAACAAACCGTCTACCAGTGGTAGTAATACTGCAGGCACAACCGAGAATAAAACAAAGTgctttttatgtaataaacgAATTGGATTATTAGGTATAAAATGTAGATGTGAACATTATTTTTGCGCACTTCATCGATATGCTGATACACATAACTGTACATTCgattataagaaatattataaagaccagttaatgaaaaataatgttaaagTTGTAGCAGACAaggtgaaaaaaatataa
- the PBLP gene encoding BEM46-like protein, putative: MYLVQDDIIFAKDKYDPAVAQKPGNNYEEVLVKTEDGYTHQCWYVKAPDHEKKPILLYFLGNGGYLELYVDLFDRIVDKVDVNIFSCTNRGCGTNDEEPSEEYFYKDANVYLNYLKQDKSRKIIVFGSSMGAAVAIEAALKNQKDIYGLIVQNTFLSMKKMAREKKPFLYFFLVCYDFLIRTKMDNEKKIKKIRSPVLFTISAKDETISPRHTQTLYETCPSKHKYLFISKDGTHNNIIISDHGEYFNSLKEFIETAIFIKDNKEEYEKKKKRKDINIVNGGGAVENLSVQDV, translated from the exons ATGTACTTGGTTCAGGATGATATTATATTTGCAAAAGATA AGTATGACCCTGCCGTAGCACAAAAACCAG GCAATAATTACGAAGAAGTTTTGGTAAAAACCGAAGATGGATATACACATCAATG TTGGTATGTAAAGGCACCAGACCACGAGAAAAAACCCATACTTTTATACTTCCTTGGGAATGGAGGAT ACCTAGAATTGTACGTTGACCTTTTCGATCGCATCGTCGATAAAGTGGATGTAAACATTTTCTCCTGCACAAACAgggg CTGCGGAACAAATGACGAAGAGCCATCAgaggaatatttttataaagacGCAAATGTTTACTTAAACTATTTAAAACAAGACAAatcaagaaaaataattgtattcGGCAG TTCCATGGGCGCAGCAGTGGCTATCGAAGCGGCATTGAAAAATCAGAAAGAC ATATACGGATTGATCGTTCAGAACACATTTTTAAGCATGAAAAAAATGGCACGTGAAAAAAAGCCGttcttgtatttttttcttgtatgTTATGACTTCCTTATTAGAACGAAAATGGacaacgaaaaaaaaataaagaaaattcgTTCTCCAGTCTTGTTTACTATTTCTGCCAAG GACGAAACTATTTCACCTAGGCACACGCAAACATTGTACGAG ACATGCCCAAGTAAGCataagtatttatttatttcaaaagACGGAACGCataataacattattataagtGATCATGGAGAATATTTCAATTCATTGAAGGAGTTTATCGAAAcagctatttttattaaggaTAATAAAGaggaatatgaaaaaaaaaaaaaaagaaaagatattaatattgttaatgGTGGTGGTGCTGTTGAGAACTTATCTGTGCAAGATGTTTAG
- the PmUG01_05033500 gene encoding DNA helicase, putative produces MDVFEFVDPLRKRKLTNNLFDFDKYVYKEKLDEAEEKKSDERVLKKKKKKKLRRVLDSSNSVAENEKEGGFKNNKKRNSEIKGEKTELNGLNGISGMSRMSGRNEAKEDTLKKEYDGESQVSSYLKENDLITSNEKEIEEYKNNLKVLFECIFISIKIKNKIIEYFTANEREKRQDIIKEFVKGSFRISNYDANFEDFEKHVDTFHKLKNYQKCGVFWLYILYKEKKNGILADEMGLGKTAQTCVFLDYMYRTGELQNKTIIVAPTSLLKNWNNEINMWCPYLRNHKIIYYGSQNERKYLAYDIFTNKTNNIHLIVTSINMLIGKNDVSYFRQIKKYDYLIFDEAHFLKNKNSLIYKKLQKKIVFNNKILLTGSPIQNKTQELMNLLLFLMPDIFTEENINNALSAFVKMYQDTVNKKDGEEQAISESTPLRSDKLFDIYDIKSERDRGSTVNAQYAEKQVDDRGSDAGVYLTEETSNIIKNYLIEIIRNDVKHVELKNKEIILLQLIIEPYILRRSKKHVFIDMPKKHSVIIKLPLNCTQMNLYKDEIFSKLQHTHKHLEFLQKHSSKSELERISTILEKKGTHKGDKGLVDGTGNKEALSIDVVVKKQSINEADSCNNGPEKGNSVSGDDIGKNDISSMDHIGNNDMGNDVDDDDDDDDKIDEETINIERAEEEENKESNIIINKRDDELVQEGLTTAGKEVRGKMINASIFILRRICNHPLLHKYYYSVEDIKNISKYFYNNTDQYIDLDLKTVENEFMKISDFDIHLSIKHLISQGDTNLNKYLIAKEHILNSTKIHHMICLIREIRQKREKVLIFSQFTTFLDIIEEALLYEFIYDEQDFKNHLQCLRSTQSVSKNEPGEGSKAVERAGDGAAQDGVTEGGLLIAEDLDNTEEKENSIKNKDLNNDYNKSEEKDCCFSSTTTSTSFTSDNKTRNQIYVRLDGSTNTIERQKIIKRFSKSENVFIFLLSTKAGGVGLNLIAANHVILMDQDWNPHNDRQAEDRVHRLGKANSAYCVCLIYNICISLPEKRSLHIQVVLQEHHRREHTEAKLHLDQAFGGNSDLLQSALIKDALNAVDMK; encoded by the exons ATGGACGTTTTCGAATTCGTTGACCCGttgagaaaaagaaaattaacgAACAACTTATTTGATTTCGacaaatatgtgtataaagAGAAGCTGGACGAAGCAGAGGAAAAGAAAAGCGACGAGCGTgttttgaaaaagaaaaaaaaaaaaaaattgagaaGAGTACTGGACAGCTCGAACAGTGTAGCGGAAAATGAGAAGGAAGGAGGCTTCAAGAATAACAAGAAAAGAAATAGTGAaataaaaggagaaaaaacaGAGTTAAATGGGCTAAACGGAATTAGCGGAATGAGCAGAATGAGTGGACGAAATGAAGCGAAGGAGGACACACTCAAAAAGGAGTATGATGGAGAAAGTCAGGTCTCTTCGTATTTGAAGGAGAATGATCTTATAACATcgaatgaaaaagaaattgagGAATATAAGAATAACTTAAAGGTGTTATTTGAgtgcatatttatatctataaagataaaaaataaaattattgaatattttacAGCCAATGAAAGAGAGAAAAGAcaagatataataaaagaatttgtAAAAGGGTCTTTCCGAATAAGCAATTATGATGCAAATTTTGAAGATTTTGAAAAACATGTTGATACGTTTCATAAGTTAAAGAATTATCAAAAATGTGGTGTTTTttggttatatatattatataaagaaaaaaaaaatggaatctTAGCTGATGAAATGGGATTAGGAAAAACAGCACAGACTTGTGTATTTTTAGATTACATGTACAGGACAGGagaattacaaaataaaacgatTATTGTAGCACCAACTagtttgttaaaaaattggaataatgaaataaatatgtgGTGTCCTTATTTAAGaaatcataaaataatatattatggaaGTCAGAATGAGAGGAAATATTTAgcatatgatatttttacaaataagacaaataatatacatttaattgtTACTAGTATTAATATGCTTATAGGTAAGAATGATGTTTCCTATTTTcgacaaataaaaaaatatgattatcTAATATTTGATGAAGCCcactttttgaaaaataaaaattctttaatatataaaaaattacaaaaaaaaattgtttttaataataaaatattattaacaggGTCACCTATACAAAACAAGACACAAGAATTGATGAATCTACTTTTGTTTCTAATGCCAGATATATTTAcggaagaaaatataaataatgccTTGAGTGcatttgtaaaaatgtatCAAGATACTGTGAATAAGAAGGACGGAGAGGAGCAGGCCATATCCGAAAGCACTCCACTGCGGAGCGACAAactatttgatatatatgatataaagtCGGAGCGAGATAGGGGAAGTACAGTGAATGCGCAATATGCGGAAAAGCAGGTGGACGACAGGGGAAGCGATGCAGGTGTATACCTGACAGAAGAGACGAgcaatattataaaaaattatttaatcgAAATTATAAGAAACGATGTAAAGCATGTGGAGTTGAAGAATaaggaaataattttattgcaACTTATTATAGAGCCATATATTTTGAGAAGGTCGAAAAAACATGTTTTCATTGATATGCCTAAAAAACATAGTGTTATTATAAAGTTACCATTAAACTGTACAcaaatgaatttatataaagatgaaatattttcaaaactACAACATACGCACAAGCATCTTGAGTTTTTACAAAAGCATTCAAGTAAAAGTGAACTGGAAAGGATAAGCACCATTCTGGAGAAGAAAGGAACTCATAAGGGGGATAAAGGATTGGTGGATGGAACAGGCAATAAAGAAGCACTTAGCATCGATGTGGTAGTTAAGAAGCAGTCTATTAATGAAGCCGATTCATGTAACAACGGTCCGGAAAAGGGAAATAGTGTTAGCGGGGATGATATTGGCAAGAACGATATAAGCAGCATGGATCATATCGGAAATAATGATATGGGGAACGACGTTGACGATGATGACGATGATGATGACAAGATAGACGAGGAAACAATAAACATCGAACGAGCAGAGGAGGAGGAAAACAAGGaaagtaatataattattaataagagAGACGATGAATTAGTGCAAGAAGGTCTTACCACAGCTGGTAAAGAAGTGCGTGGAAAGATGATTAACGCctctatatttattcttcGCCGAATATGTAATCATccattattacataaatattactaCTCAGTAGaagacataaaaaatatatccaaatatttttataacaacACAGATCAATATATAGATTTAGATTTAAAAACAGTAGAAAAtgaatttatgaaaatatcaGATTTTGATATCCATTTATCTATTAAACATTTAATATCACAAGGAGatacaaatttaaataaatatttaatagcAAAGgagcatattttaaatagtaCCAAAATTCATCATATGATTTGTCTTATTAGAGAAATAAgacaaaaaagagaaaaagtgTTAATCTTCTCGCAGTTTACCACCTTCCTTGACATAATTGAAGAGGCTTTACTATATGAGTTTATTTATGATGAACAAGATTTCAAAAATCATTTGCAATGCTTGAGGAGTACGCAGAGTGTTAGCAAGAACGAGCCTGGTGAAGGTAGTAAAGCTGTGGAGAGGGCGGGAGATGGAGCAGCCCAAGATGGAGTAACAGAAGGAGGATTGTTAATAGCGGAGGACTTGGACAATACGGAAGAGAAAGAAAATTCCATTAAAAACAAAGATCTAAATAACGATTATAACAAAAGTGAAGAAAAGGATTGTTGTTTTTCTTCAACTACAACATCGACGTCTTTTACATCTGATAATAAGACGAGAAATCAAATCTATGTTAGACTGGATGGTTCAACTAATACTATTGAAagacaaaaaattataaagcgtttttcaaaaagcgaaaatgtttttatctttttgcTGTCTACCAAGGCCGGGGGCGTAGGCCTCAACTTGATTGCCGCCAACCACGTTATTCTCATGGATCAG GACTGGAATCCACACAACGATAGACAAGCGGAGGATAGAGTCCACAGGCTGGGTAAAGCAAACAGTGCATATTGTGTTTGTTtgatttataatatatgtatttcatT GCCAGAAAAACGAAGTTTACATATACAGGTTGTGCTGCAAGAACACCATCGAAGAGAGCATACTGAAG CAAAATTACATCTTGATCAAGCTTTTGGCGGAAACAGCGATTTGCTACAAAGTGCTTTGATAAAG GATGCATTAAACGCAGTcgatatgaaataa